A single region of the Halonatronomonas betaini genome encodes:
- a CDS encoding FMN-binding protein, translating to MKKILALGLVLAFALTFSFAAQAHYEYADDYADATYRGIFADGDSIQVNVQFTIEDNTFTNLSFRHLYYGGEDYYDHDEGTFYELRLQHEEALEYLEGKEISAADDLFNGEDVVEEYAEVDGFTAATMRSNKIVSAIRDALNRGPYSY from the coding sequence ATGAAGAAGATTTTAGCTTTAGGTTTAGTCCTTGCTTTTGCTCTAACTTTCAGTTTTGCTGCGCAGGCTCATTATGAATATGCTGATGACTATGCAGATGCTACATATCGTGGCATTTTTGCTGATGGTGACTCAATTCAGGTTAATGTCCAGTTTACAATTGAAGACAATACTTTTACTAATCTTAGTTTCCGTCACCTATATTATGGTGGCGAAGATTATTATGATCATGATGAAGGCACCTTCTATGAATTAAGACTTCAGCATGAAGAAGCTCTAGAATATTTAGAGGGTAAAGAAATCAGTGCTGCTGACGATCTCTTTAATGGCGAAGATGTCGTTGAAGAATATGCAGAAGTAGACGGCTTTACAGCTGCTACTATGAGAAGTAATAAAATTGTTTCAGCTATTAGAGATGCTTTAAATAGAGGTCCTTATAGTTACTAA
- a CDS encoding histidinol-phosphatase has protein sequence MKLIDWHTHPYAHGEDEVKPCQNMERLQEFVTAAEIKGLDGIGFTDHEIYLDQFNFENLKKIKQEAEIEVFIGIEFDYAPGREDEIKGILDNHPFDYSIGSVHDIGDWSFDYAKYKDRWEEYDYEGLIGVYQEYFKLLDQAVNTGFFEIIGHLDLIKVFDYVIKDRVLVLEMVEPVLDSIKEQGAKLEINTNGLNKPVNELYPALDILKLARYKELEIVYSSDAHRPDRVGENFELLEKLMEIM, from the coding sequence ATGAAATTGATCGACTGGCATACCCATCCATATGCTCATGGCGAAGATGAGGTGAAGCCCTGTCAGAATATGGAGCGGCTTCAGGAATTCGTTACAGCTGCTGAAATTAAAGGGCTTGATGGTATAGGGTTTACTGATCATGAAATTTATCTGGATCAGTTTAATTTTGAAAACTTAAAGAAGATAAAACAGGAAGCTGAAATTGAAGTCTTTATCGGAATTGAATTTGATTATGCTCCTGGTCGAGAAGATGAAATTAAGGGGATACTGGATAACCATCCCTTTGATTACTCAATTGGCTCTGTTCATGACATTGGCGATTGGAGCTTTGATTATGCTAAATATAAGGATAGATGGGAAGAATATGATTATGAAGGTCTGATCGGAGTTTATCAGGAGTATTTCAAACTACTTGACCAGGCTGTCAATACTGGCTTTTTTGAGATTATCGGCCATCTTGACCTGATAAAAGTTTTTGATTATGTGATTAAAGACCGGGTCCTGGTCCTGGAAATGGTCGAACCGGTACTGGATTCAATAAAAGAGCAGGGAGCTAAACTTGAAATTAATACTAATGGTTTAAATAAGCCAGTTAATGAGCTCTATCCAGCCCTTGATATATTAAAGCTGGCCAGATACAAAGAACTTGAGATTGTTTATAGCTCAGATGCCCACCGACCGGACAGGGTTGGCGAAAACTTTGAGCTACTGGAAAAATTAATGGAGATAATGTAA
- the aroF gene encoding 3-deoxy-7-phosphoheptulonate synthase, producing MKLASRTETRKKTVIELDDVKIGGNKPTIMAGPCAVESREQVMETAKAVRAAGATILRGGAYKPRTSPYSFQGLGEEGLQYLAEARKETGLKIVTEMMGLEQMEPVMEYTDIIQIGARNMQNYPLLSAIGELDKPVMLKRGMSATIREWLLAAEYIMEAGNHQVILCERGIRTFSEKTRNTLDLSSIPLVKELSHLPVIADPSHGTGMKKLVAPMSKAAIACGADGLILEVHPNPEEALSDGPQSLEPGEFSDLMQELSLIDSSLGSSGDKILPSAI from the coding sequence ATGAAATTAGCGAGTAGAACAGAAACGAGAAAGAAGACAGTAATTGAGCTTGATGATGTAAAGATTGGTGGCAACAAGCCGACGATAATGGCTGGTCCCTGTGCAGTAGAGAGTAGAGAGCAGGTAATGGAGACAGCTAAAGCCGTTAGAGCAGCTGGAGCAACTATTTTAAGAGGTGGAGCTTATAAACCCAGGACATCGCCATATTCCTTCCAGGGGCTGGGAGAAGAGGGGTTGCAGTATTTGGCTGAAGCCAGAAAAGAGACTGGGTTAAAGATAGTAACTGAAATGATGGGCCTAGAACAGATGGAGCCAGTAATGGAATATACTGATATCATCCAGATCGGGGCCAGGAATATGCAGAATTATCCACTACTATCGGCTATTGGCGAGCTTGATAAACCGGTGATGCTTAAACGAGGAATGTCAGCAACTATTAGAGAATGGCTGCTGGCTGCAGAATATATTATGGAAGCTGGCAATCATCAGGTAATTCTCTGTGAGCGGGGGATCAGGACATTTAGCGAGAAGACCAGGAATACCCTGGATTTAAGCTCAATTCCTCTGGTAAAAGAGCTCAGCCATCTGCCAGTAATTGCTGATCCAAGCCATGGAACTGGCATGAAAAAGCTAGTTGCGCCAATGTCAAAGGCAGCAATCGCCTGTGGAGCTGATGGTCTCATTCTTGAAGTTCATCCTAACCCTGAAGAAGCCTTATCTGATGGACCTCAATCACTGGAACCAGGAGAGTTTTCTGATTTAATGCAGGAACTGAGCTTAATCGATAGCTCATTAGGCAGTTCTGGAGATAAAATACTGCCATCAGCTATTTAA
- the pheA gene encoding prephenate dehydratase, protein MKRLGYLGPPGTFTEMAAVNYLEAKLDNSSRLEAYIDIERLIMAIADGEVPAGIVPIENSLEGSVNITLDYLAHKVNLKIQAEITLPIVHNLIVKPGVKLDEIEKVISHPQALAQCRDNIKKYLGDTEIVKVNSTAEAVNQLSSRNEAAIGSRLAARRNNLEISKAGFQDESRNWTRFVLLSRPGVNLEAGRARQALAASKTSIILAPVKNRPGILHELLEEFARKNINLTKIESRPTRKTLGDYLFFIDFEGDSQDREIKEILKNLRLKSSYFKVLGSYARLEFTSEELAVEYN, encoded by the coding sequence ATGAAAAGATTAGGATATTTAGGCCCACCAGGAACCTTCACTGAGATGGCAGCAGTTAATTATCTTGAAGCAAAGCTTGATAATAGTTCCAGGCTTGAGGCTTACATAGACATTGAGAGATTAATAATGGCAATTGCTGATGGTGAGGTCCCGGCCGGGATTGTGCCGATTGAAAACTCTCTAGAGGGTTCTGTAAATATTACTCTCGATTATCTGGCCCATAAGGTCAATCTCAAGATTCAGGCTGAGATTACCCTGCCGATAGTCCACAACCTGATAGTTAAGCCAGGGGTTAAACTTGATGAAATAGAAAAGGTTATTTCCCATCCCCAGGCTCTGGCACAATGCCGGGATAATATAAAGAAGTATCTTGGAGATACCGAGATTGTTAAGGTTAATAGCACAGCTGAAGCCGTTAATCAACTGAGTTCCAGAAATGAAGCAGCTATCGGTTCAAGGCTTGCTGCCAGAAGAAATAACCTGGAGATCAGCAAAGCAGGTTTTCAGGACGAATCAAGAAACTGGACCAGGTTTGTGTTATTAAGCAGGCCAGGAGTTAACTTAGAGGCCGGCCGGGCCAGACAGGCTCTGGCAGCCAGTAAAACCTCGATAATTCTGGCCCCAGTCAAAAATCGGCCTGGCATACTCCATGAACTCCTTGAAGAGTTTGCCAGAAAAAATATTAATCTGACTAAAATTGAGTCCAGGCCGACCAGAAAGACCCTTGGTGATTACCTCTTCTTTATAGATTTTGAAGGTGATAGCCAGGATAGGGAGATAAAAGAAATATTGAAGAATCTCCGGTTAAAGTCATCATACTTTAAAGTTTTAGGATCATATGCCAGGCTTGAATTTACAAGTGAGGAGCTAGCAGTTGAGTATAATTAA
- a CDS encoding alanine racemase, which translates to MPAKLNIDLNKIAANIDFWQKLCQQNNINLIGVGKGCPSNQKVARLIGNKTSVYGDSRLNRLIRLKKSAVNFSLALLRIPALSEVEDVIRYTDISFNSQFKVLHKLNQVASRLNKLHQVILVIEAGDLREGIYPSEKSVEIAAEIEKMSGLKLLGVAANFNCYGGINPDTENLNNLIQIAEKIESCLNRKLEIISGGATTCLPLLLDNKLPARINQLRPGEALLLGQDLQEIWGYDLPELKTDAFILQAEVIEIETKPSKPYGNSYVDAFGQKPTFKDRGMRKRAILSIGRADFVYPDQLIPCQQGIEVLGASSDHLILDIEDARANIAVGDTLEFQLYYGALLHLSQSRDVEKVIVN; encoded by the coding sequence ATGCCAGCAAAATTAAATATTGACTTAAATAAAATCGCAGCTAATATTGATTTCTGGCAGAAACTCTGCCAGCAGAATAATATCAACCTTATCGGTGTAGGCAAAGGCTGCCCATCAAACCAGAAAGTAGCCAGGCTTATTGGCAACAAGACATCAGTATATGGTGATTCCCGTTTAAACCGGTTAATCAGGCTTAAAAAATCAGCTGTCAACTTTTCCCTGGCACTTTTACGAATTCCAGCTTTAAGCGAAGTTGAGGATGTTATTAGATATACAGATATCAGCTTTAATAGCCAGTTTAAAGTTTTACATAAATTAAATCAGGTTGCCAGTAGACTAAATAAGCTCCATCAGGTCATTTTAGTGATTGAGGCAGGGGATCTCCGAGAAGGAATCTATCCATCAGAAAAATCTGTAGAGATTGCAGCAGAAATCGAAAAGATGTCAGGTTTAAAACTACTAGGGGTTGCTGCTAATTTCAACTGTTATGGAGGTATAAACCCGGATACAGAGAACTTAAATAATCTGATCCAGATTGCCGAAAAGATAGAAAGCTGCCTGAATAGAAAACTTGAGATAATCTCCGGGGGAGCAACAACCTGTCTGCCACTGCTCCTTGATAATAAGCTCCCGGCTAGAATTAATCAGCTCAGGCCAGGCGAGGCTTTGCTTCTTGGCCAGGATCTCCAGGAGATCTGGGGCTATGATCTCCCTGAACTAAAGACTGATGCCTTCATCCTCCAGGCTGAGGTTATTGAGATTGAAACTAAACCTTCAAAACCCTATGGCAATAGTTATGTCGATGCCTTCGGCCAGAAACCAACTTTTAAAGATAGAGGTATGCGAAAAAGGGCAATTCTTTCTATTGGTAGAGCAGATTTTGTCTATCCAGATCAGCTAATCCCCTGCCAGCAGGGCATTGAAGTACTGGGAGCTAGCAGCGATCACCTGATTCTTGATATTGAAGATGCCCGAGCTAATATAGCTGTTGGCGATACCCTGGAATTCCAGCTCTATTATGGGGCCCTGCTCCATTTAAGCCAATCAAGGGATGTTGAAAAAGTAATAGTTAACTAA
- the ilvD gene encoding dihydroxy-acid dehydratase, protein MNRPSNKVTKKIVNAPQRSLFKALGLTDEELESPLIGVCNSYSELIPGHQDLDKIAAAVKSGVTRAGGTPLEFGTIGVCDGIAMGHQGMHYSLASRELIADSIESVARAHALDALVLIPNCDKIVPGMMMAALRLNLPAIVVSGGPMMAGRHQGENIDLKTVFEKSAGVSSGQVSKEELAEIEDSACPGCGSCSGMFTANSMNCLSEVLGLALPGNGTIPAVSSARRRLAKRSGSQVVRLLEEDIRPGDIVTEESFANALRVDMALGCSTNTALHLPAIASEAGIKLEIDLINEIKEEVPHLCSLSPGGKYHIQDLDEAGGIPAVIKRLLDNERFNGRMLTVTGQSHGENLAGIQVKNDEVIRELADAYHAKGGLAVLKGNLAPDGSVVKQAAVADEMLVHQGPARIFNSEEAAVEAIRSGKINSGDVVVIRYEGPQGGPGMREMLTPTSSLAGVGLDKEVALITDGRFSGATRGAAIGHVSPEAMEGGPIAALQDGDLIKIDIPGETIEVELSDAELEKRLAQLERPEPKIKSGYLARYARLVGSASNGAIFEL, encoded by the coding sequence ATGAACCGACCAAGCAATAAAGTGACTAAAAAAATTGTAAATGCTCCCCAGCGCTCACTCTTTAAGGCCCTTGGCCTGACAGATGAAGAACTGGAGAGCCCGTTGATTGGAGTCTGTAATTCCTATAGTGAACTAATTCCAGGCCATCAGGATTTAGATAAGATAGCTGCTGCAGTTAAAAGCGGTGTGACCAGAGCAGGCGGAACTCCCCTGGAATTTGGAACGATTGGGGTCTGTGATGGCATAGCCATGGGCCATCAGGGAATGCATTATTCCCTGGCCAGCAGAGAGTTGATTGCTGATTCGATTGAGTCAGTGGCCAGAGCCCATGCCCTTGATGCTTTAGTTTTAATACCTAACTGCGATAAGATTGTGCCTGGAATGATGATGGCGGCATTGAGACTTAATCTACCGGCAATAGTTGTAAGTGGAGGCCCGATGATGGCTGGACGCCATCAGGGAGAAAACATTGATTTAAAGACAGTCTTTGAAAAGTCAGCTGGAGTCAGTTCCGGTCAGGTTTCTAAAGAAGAACTGGCTGAGATTGAAGATTCTGCCTGTCCAGGCTGTGGCTCCTGCTCAGGAATGTTTACAGCTAACTCGATGAACTGTCTTTCAGAAGTGTTGGGCCTGGCACTGCCTGGTAATGGAACAATTCCAGCTGTTTCTTCAGCCAGAAGAAGGCTCGCCAAAAGATCTGGCAGTCAGGTTGTCAGGCTTTTAGAGGAAGATATCAGGCCAGGTGATATTGTAACCGAGGAATCCTTTGCCAATGCACTCAGGGTCGATATGGCTCTAGGCTGTTCAACCAATACAGCCCTTCATCTACCTGCTATAGCCAGTGAGGCTGGAATTAAGCTGGAGATTGACCTGATTAATGAGATAAAGGAAGAAGTCCCCCATCTCTGCAGTTTAAGCCCAGGCGGGAAATATCATATTCAGGATTTAGATGAGGCTGGAGGAATTCCAGCTGTGATTAAGCGGCTCCTGGATAATGAGCGCTTTAACGGCAGAATGCTGACAGTTACAGGTCAGAGCCATGGAGAAAACCTGGCAGGTATTCAGGTCAAAAATGATGAAGTTATAAGGGAGCTTGCCGATGCCTATCATGCTAAAGGAGGCCTGGCTGTTCTAAAAGGCAACCTGGCTCCAGATGGCTCAGTTGTCAAGCAGGCTGCTGTTGCTGATGAGATGCTGGTCCATCAAGGCCCGGCCCGAATCTTTAACTCTGAAGAGGCTGCCGTTGAGGCAATTAGATCCGGTAAAATAAATTCTGGAGATGTAGTTGTAATCAGATATGAAGGTCCACAGGGAGGCCCTGGCATGCGAGAAATGCTAACCCCGACATCATCTTTAGCCGGAGTTGGTCTTGATAAAGAGGTTGCTCTAATAACTGATGGCCGGTTCTCTGGAGCTACAAGAGGGGCAGCAATTGGCCATGTATCCCCGGAAGCCATGGAAGGTGGACCGATTGCTGCTCTGCAGGATGGCGATCTAATCAAGATAGATATCCCAGGAGAGACTATAGAGGTTGAACTATCAGATGCAGAGCTAGAAAAGAGGCTGGCTCAATTAGAAAGGCCAGAACCAAAGATTAAAAGTGGTTATCTTGCCAGATATGCCAGGCTAGTTGGTTCAGCAAGTAATGGAGCTATCTTTGAACTCTAA
- the cimA gene encoding citramalate synthase, producing the protein MIELYDTTLRDGTQREGVSFSTEDKLNITKKLAAAGIDYVEGGWPGSNPKDIEYFRKVRELELENTKIAAFGSTRRPGIKADDDMNLRAIVDSGADVATIFGKSWPLHVKEALKTSLDENIKMVASSIEYLKARGMEVFFDAEHFFDGYKSDSDYSIQVLQAAAEAGADCLVLCDTNGGSTPDEIGSIVRVVKDKVSADIGIHTHNDAELAVANSLVAVREGAVQVQGTINGYGERCGNANLSSLIPNLQLKYGYQVVTAEQLKRLTATSRYVSETANLLPPAHMAYVGESAFAHKGGIHVSAVLKNASTYEHEDPETFGNQRRVLVSELSGKSNLRYKAEELGIELNDQNENLQEVLKKIKELEHQGYYFEGAEASLKLLLERARGEYEKLFSLESVRILTDKKETNDPNSEATIKVLVNGERVHTAAEGDGPVNALDKALRKALVKFYPEIKEIALVDYKVRVLNGQDGTAAKVRVLIETGNGDETWGTVGVSTNIIEASWQALVDSIQYGIKFKASKEAV; encoded by the coding sequence ATGATAGAACTATACGATACAACATTGCGTGATGGAACTCAGCGTGAAGGTGTTTCATTTTCTACAGAGGATAAATTAAATATCACAAAGAAACTGGCAGCTGCCGGGATCGATTATGTTGAAGGTGGCTGGCCAGGTTCAAATCCTAAAGATATTGAATATTTTAGGAAGGTTAGAGAATTAGAACTTGAGAATACAAAGATAGCGGCCTTTGGAAGCACCAGACGGCCAGGAATTAAAGCAGATGATGATATGAATCTCAGAGCTATCGTTGACTCCGGTGCAGATGTGGCAACAATCTTTGGCAAAAGCTGGCCCCTCCATGTAAAAGAGGCATTAAAGACATCCCTGGATGAAAATATTAAAATGGTAGCAAGCTCGATTGAATATTTAAAAGCCCGGGGAATGGAGGTATTCTTTGATGCTGAACATTTTTTTGATGGATATAAATCGGACAGCGATTATAGCATTCAGGTTCTTCAGGCTGCTGCAGAGGCTGGAGCAGATTGTCTGGTTCTCTGTGATACCAACGGAGGGTCTACCCCTGATGAGATCGGCTCAATAGTCAGGGTTGTTAAAGATAAAGTTTCTGCTGATATTGGTATCCATACCCATAATGACGCAGAGCTGGCAGTTGCTAATTCTTTAGTTGCAGTTAGGGAAGGAGCAGTTCAGGTTCAGGGCACAATCAATGGCTATGGAGAACGCTGCGGTAATGCCAATCTATCATCTCTGATCCCAAATTTACAGCTCAAATACGGATATCAGGTTGTTACTGCTGAACAGTTAAAAAGACTAACAGCAACTTCCAGATATGTTAGCGAGACAGCTAATCTTCTGCCACCAGCCCATATGGCCTATGTAGGCGAGAGCGCCTTTGCCCATAAAGGAGGAATTCATGTAAGCGCTGTCCTAAAGAATGCCAGCACCTATGAGCACGAAGACCCGGAAACCTTTGGCAATCAGAGAAGAGTCCTGGTTTCAGAGCTTTCTGGTAAAAGCAATTTAAGATATAAGGCAGAAGAACTGGGTATTGAGCTGAATGATCAAAATGAAAATCTTCAGGAAGTCTTAAAAAAGATCAAAGAATTAGAACATCAGGGATATTATTTTGAAGGTGCTGAAGCTTCATTAAAGCTATTATTAGAACGGGCCCGGGGAGAATATGAAAAACTTTTCTCTTTAGAATCAGTAAGGATTTTAACTGATAAAAAAGAGACTAATGACCCAAACTCTGAAGCTACAATTAAAGTGCTGGTCAATGGAGAACGGGTACATACAGCAGCTGAAGGCGATGGGCCAGTTAATGCTCTTGATAAAGCACTCAGGAAAGCACTGGTTAAATTCTATCCTGAGATTAAAGAAATTGCATTAGTTGATTATAAGGTCCGGGTTTTAAATGGCCAGGATGGAACTGCAGCAAAAGTAAGGGTTTTAATTGAGACCGGTAATGGCGATGAAACCTGGGGAACCGTTGGAGTTTCAACAAATATAATTGAGGCAAGCTGGCAGGCATTAGTAGATAGTATTCAGTATGGTATTAAATTTAAAGCATCAAAGGAGGCTGTTTAA
- the hisC gene encoding histidinol-phosphate transaminase, translating into MSLVKRLEKNMSQVSGYEAGQDKAEIKKKYNIEEPIKLASNENPYGPSPEVKDVIADETARVAEYPASKATELREALADFYDLSTEMVFTGNGTDEIIGLLVELFNGEEDEIIYPDPSFAKYKLYIQSKNANGVAVTLDDDLRLDLDRMAEEINKKTGMIFLCDPNNPTGTMQQKSKIREFINAVPDDILVVLDQAYHEYMTSGEYYQGLDELAERPNLLILRTFSKAYGLAGLRVGYGLGSAEIIHYLDQIRDTFNCNRIAQRAAIAALRDQQHIQMSRAKNQQEREYLYQELDQAGIDYIKSEANFLLIAAPGDSREAAARLESKGIIVKPGAPLGVPGMLRVTVGSRTENEILIEKLQELHN; encoded by the coding sequence ATGAGTTTAGTAAAAAGGTTAGAGAAGAATATGTCACAGGTTTCAGGTTATGAGGCCGGTCAGGATAAGGCAGAGATAAAGAAAAAGTATAATATTGAGGAGCCGATTAAGCTGGCTTCAAATGAGAACCCATATGGACCATCGCCAGAGGTTAAAGATGTGATTGCCGATGAGACAGCAAGGGTGGCTGAATATCCTGCCAGCAAGGCGACAGAACTCCGGGAGGCTCTGGCTGACTTCTATGATTTATCCACAGAAATGGTTTTTACCGGGAATGGCACTGATGAAATCATTGGATTGCTGGTTGAGCTTTTTAATGGAGAGGAAGACGAGATTATTTATCCAGATCCTTCATTTGCCAAGTATAAGCTTTATATTCAATCAAAAAATGCAAATGGAGTTGCTGTGACCCTGGATGATGATCTAAGACTTGACCTTGATAGGATGGCAGAGGAGATTAATAAAAAGACAGGGATGATCTTTCTCTGTGACCCAAATAACCCGACAGGAACTATGCAGCAGAAAAGTAAAATTAGAGAGTTTATTAATGCTGTGCCTGACGATATCCTGGTCGTTCTTGATCAGGCCTATCATGAATATATGACTTCTGGCGAATATTATCAGGGGCTGGATGAATTAGCTGAAAGACCGAATCTCCTGATATTAAGGACTTTTTCAAAGGCCTACGGTCTGGCTGGTTTGCGGGTTGGCTATGGTCTTGGTTCAGCAGAGATTATTCATTATCTTGATCAGATAAGAGATACCTTTAATTGTAATCGGATAGCCCAGAGGGCCGCCATTGCAGCATTAAGGGATCAACAGCATATTCAGATGAGCCGGGCCAAAAATCAACAGGAACGGGAATATCTCTATCAGGAGCTTGATCAGGCTGGCATAGATTATATTAAAAGTGAAGCCAATTTCCTCCTGATTGCAGCTCCAGGTGATAGCAGAGAAGCTGCTGCCAGGCTTGAGAGTAAAGGAATTATTGTTAAACCAGGTGCTCCCCTTGGTGTTCCAGGGATGCTCAGGGTAACTGTTGGCAGCAGGACTGAAAATGAAATTTTGATTGAGAAATTACAGGAGCTTCATAATTAA
- a CDS encoding 3-isopropylmalate dehydrogenase has product MTDYKLAVLPGDGIGPEVSAEAIKVLEKLALETELGFDFQEFPQGADHYLNTGELLSDETKADLEKYDAIFLGAVGDPRVKPGVLEHGILLDLRFSFDQYINLRPIRLLDSRFTPLKDKGPEDIDFMVVRENTEGLYAGAGGFLKKETEHEVAIQEMINTYHGVERVIDYAYQYAADTGGKLTLCDKSNVLEYSHDLWQRVFKEKSKQYPGVDRDHILVDAMTMKMVRNPEVFDVVVTCNMFGDIITDLGAELQGGMGLAVSGNINPDGVSMFEPVHGSAPDIAGRAKANPAAAILAAAMLVDVLGHAEESARIENAVGQALRLGMQTADMGGRLSTDEFGDYICSLL; this is encoded by the coding sequence ATGACTGATTATAAACTGGCTGTTCTACCTGGTGACGGAATTGGCCCTGAGGTCTCAGCTGAAGCGATCAAGGTTCTTGAAAAGCTGGCATTAGAGACTGAACTGGGTTTTGATTTTCAGGAATTTCCCCAGGGTGCTGATCATTATCTCAATACCGGCGAACTGCTCTCTGATGAAACTAAGGCTGATTTAGAAAAATATGATGCTATCTTTCTTGGAGCTGTTGGAGATCCAAGAGTTAAACCAGGAGTCCTTGAACATGGTATTCTCCTTGATTTGAGATTCTCATTTGATCAATATATAAACTTGAGGCCAATCAGGCTATTGGATAGCCGTTTTACCCCCCTTAAAGATAAAGGGCCTGAAGATATAGATTTTATGGTAGTCAGGGAGAATACCGAGGGCTTATATGCTGGCGCTGGAGGCTTCTTGAAGAAAGAGACAGAACACGAAGTTGCCATCCAGGAGATGATAAATACCTATCATGGAGTTGAAAGAGTGATTGATTATGCTTATCAGTATGCAGCTGATACTGGCGGTAAACTCACCCTCTGTGATAAGAGCAATGTGCTAGAATATTCCCATGACCTCTGGCAGCGGGTATTTAAAGAAAAAAGTAAGCAATACCCTGGTGTTGACAGGGATCATATTTTAGTCGATGCCATGACAATGAAAATGGTCAGGAACCCGGAGGTTTTCGATGTTGTTGTTACCTGTAATATGTTTGGGGATATTATCACAGACCTGGGAGCCGAGCTTCAGGGTGGTATGGGACTTGCTGTTTCAGGAAATATAAATCCTGATGGAGTCTCAATGTTTGAGCCAGTCCATGGTTCTGCCCCTGATATTGCTGGAAGGGCTAAGGCCAATCCGGCGGCAGCGATTCTGGCGGCAGCAATGTTAGTTGATGTCCTGGGCCATGCTGAAGAATCAGCTAGAATAGAAAATGCAGTTGGTCAGGCTCTTCGGCTGGGAATGCAGACAGCCGATATGGGTGGCAGATTAAGTACTGATGAGTTTGGCGATTATATCTGCAGTTTATTATAA
- a CDS encoding branched-chain amino acid aminotransferase, whose translation MMEEIKVEKVDKRKARPADGELSFGRTFTDHMFTMEYDENKGWHDPKVVPYQPLELDPAAACCHYGQTTFEGLKAYRSNNGALLFRPEKNAERFNNTNRRMCIPEMDPEFFVQAIKEAVRVDQDWIPAKEGTSLYIRPFILANEVYLGLKPSSHYKFVIIMSPVAAYYPQGIKPTRIYVETEYVRAVRGGTGSAKTGGNYAGSLKAQSSAADKGYDEVLWLDGVEREYVEEVGAMNVFFKIDGKIVTPELGGSVLPGITRDSVITMLEDWDYDVEVRKISIEDIAQAYKDGRLEEAFGTGTAAIISPIGELNYNGLKMEINDFETGEVASKLYKTLTGIQTGKVDDPYNWTEEIPLD comes from the coding sequence ATGATGGAAGAAATAAAAGTTGAAAAAGTTGATAAAAGAAAAGCACGACCGGCTGACGGTGAACTTAGTTTTGGCCGCACCTTTACAGACCATATGTTTACAATGGAATATGATGAAAATAAGGGCTGGCATGACCCTAAAGTTGTCCCCTATCAACCATTAGAATTGGACCCGGCTGCTGCCTGCTGCCATTATGGCCAGACGACATTTGAAGGTTTAAAGGCATATAGATCTAATAATGGTGCTCTATTATTTAGACCGGAAAAGAATGCTGAGAGATTCAATAATACTAACAGGCGTATGTGTATTCCTGAAATGGATCCAGAATTTTTTGTTCAGGCGATAAAAGAGGCAGTCAGAGTTGATCAGGACTGGATTCCAGCTAAAGAGGGGACCTCATTATACATAAGACCATTTATTTTAGCCAATGAGGTCTATCTTGGTTTGAAACCGTCCTCCCATTATAAATTTGTTATTATAATGTCGCCGGTTGCAGCTTATTATCCACAGGGGATCAAACCTACCAGAATCTATGTTGAAACTGAATATGTCCGGGCTGTCAGAGGTGGAACAGGCTCGGCCAAAACTGGAGGCAATTATGCCGGTAGCCTTAAAGCCCAGTCATCTGCAGCAGATAAAGGTTATGATGAAGTCCTCTGGCTCGATGGGGTTGAGAGAGAATATGTCGAAGAAGTTGGGGCTATGAATGTCTTTTTTAAGATTGATGGAAAGATTGTTACACCAGAGCTTGGCGGGTCTGTCCTGCCAGGGATAACCAGAGATTCGGTAATAACAATGCTTGAAGACTGGGATTATGATGTTGAGGTTAGAAAAATTTCTATTGAAGATATTGCTCAAGCATACAAAGATGGCAGGCTTGAAGAGGCTTTTGGCACCGGTACAGCTGCGATTATATCGCCAATCGGTGAGTTAAATTATAATGGCCTGAAGATGGAAATTAATGACTTTGAGACCGGAGAGGTCGCTTCAAAATTATATAAGACATTAACTGGTATCCAGACCGGCAAGGTGGATGATCCTTATAACTGGACAGAAGAAATTCCATTAGATTGA